A genomic stretch from Romeriopsis navalis LEGE 11480 includes:
- a CDS encoding glycosyltransferase family 2 protein gives MLGPIKVADLELSQPLPTLRGLDRYIGFKGLVRWHGAPLGYIDVPIVNGGCSAASLGQAIKSAYNWEILQQALKTGLIAPVKPDEFQFEDVLTLAPPEFEGEYPRVTVAVCTRDRVEALDDCLAAILKLDYPQLDILVIDNAPATDATRELIATYYPQVRYVKEPRPGLDWARNRAIIEAQGEIIAYTDDDVIVDAGWVKAIAKTFVEYPEVMAVTGLVVPYELETEAQVLFELNGGFGKGFERQQYYVPAGAEMPWYLLGTGNCGTGANMAYRRSIFTEIGGFNPALDVGTVTNGAGDLEMFFRVIKSGHPLVYEPQAMIRHCHRRQYAQLKSQLTNNGSVLAYCNAAVKAYPKMRLAFWRLALTWLATWHCRRVVTALMHPTQLPLDLAWAELRGWFIGLTRYRRAEKQALGVDRKFATESAAAAHQRYFPHYFGARRPVPAPPALPNCKAGAMAVRTIEVTQPLQPITDVAEYASVRVFVNYRGCGLGYVDLFNHGRPLRVSDLQRSIASQLWGKLVWPERQLTVDDRWNQVCQAIQKHVVPDSSVATAALAPRLPDHVPVSIIVGTCDRPDDLRNCLQSLSQQQTSRPVEIIVTDNHPRSGLTPPVLEEFPQVKLVSEPRKGVAYARNAAITASAGEIVVTTDDDVTMSPVWLETLLAPFARADVMGVTGNIVPVELEAFSQQLFEHYGGLGRGFETFEVGYKWFECSWLHVVPTWELGGTANAAFRASIFHQPEIGLMDEPLGPGMPSGVGEDIYLFYKILKAGYTMVYKGDAQVWHRHRQTMPALRRQLYNYSKGFVSYNLTTLFQDQDWRVLLNLGFYLPMYHFKRIYQRLRGQSAYPIRLTLVEMAGNLAGPWALWRSHKRVQREGRSAPYLPPHQRYVAPNPSVYEPQLDEYHPASRAS, from the coding sequence ATGTTGGGCCCAATTAAAGTTGCCGACCTTGAGTTGAGTCAGCCACTGCCAACTTTGCGTGGATTGGATCGTTATATCGGGTTCAAGGGTTTGGTGCGATGGCACGGTGCGCCCCTGGGTTATATCGATGTGCCGATCGTCAATGGCGGTTGCAGTGCGGCAAGTCTGGGGCAGGCGATTAAATCGGCCTATAACTGGGAGATTTTACAGCAAGCGCTAAAAACTGGTTTGATTGCGCCGGTTAAGCCGGATGAATTTCAGTTCGAGGATGTGCTGACCCTGGCGCCACCGGAATTTGAGGGAGAATACCCCAGAGTCACTGTTGCGGTTTGCACGCGCGATCGGGTTGAGGCCTTGGATGATTGTTTGGCCGCGATCCTGAAACTGGACTATCCCCAACTGGATATTTTGGTGATCGATAATGCGCCAGCGACGGACGCTACGCGAGAATTAATTGCGACGTATTATCCCCAGGTGCGTTATGTCAAAGAACCGCGTCCGGGCTTGGATTGGGCCAGAAACCGGGCGATCATTGAGGCACAAGGGGAAATCATCGCCTATACCGATGATGATGTGATTGTCGATGCGGGTTGGGTCAAGGCGATCGCGAAAACCTTTGTGGAATACCCCGAAGTGATGGCGGTTACGGGCTTGGTGGTACCGTACGAGCTGGAAACTGAAGCGCAAGTCTTATTTGAGCTGAATGGCGGGTTTGGGAAAGGGTTTGAGCGGCAGCAATACTATGTGCCAGCAGGCGCGGAAATGCCCTGGTATTTGCTCGGCACCGGTAATTGCGGGACAGGGGCGAATATGGCCTATCGGCGCTCAATTTTTACCGAAATTGGGGGATTTAATCCGGCCTTAGACGTGGGCACTGTCACGAATGGCGCCGGGGACTTGGAAATGTTTTTCCGCGTGATTAAATCGGGGCATCCACTGGTTTATGAGCCACAAGCAATGATTCGGCATTGCCATCGCCGTCAATATGCGCAGCTAAAGTCGCAACTCACCAATAATGGCAGTGTCTTGGCTTACTGCAATGCGGCGGTGAAAGCCTATCCCAAAATGCGATTGGCCTTCTGGCGTTTGGCCTTAACTTGGTTGGCAACTTGGCATTGTCGCCGGGTCGTGACGGCGCTTATGCATCCCACGCAGTTGCCGTTGGATCTGGCTTGGGCCGAACTGCGGGGTTGGTTTATCGGGTTGACCCGTTATCGCCGGGCGGAAAAGCAGGCCCTCGGGGTTGATCGAAAATTTGCGACGGAGTCAGCGGCTGCAGCACATCAGCGTTATTTCCCCCATTATTTTGGGGCCCGTCGTCCGGTACCCGCGCCGCCTGCACTGCCAAATTGTAAGGCAGGGGCAATGGCGGTACGCACGATCGAAGTGACGCAGCCATTACAGCCAATTACGGATGTGGCGGAATATGCCTCAGTGCGAGTGTTTGTGAACTATCGTGGCTGTGGTTTGGGCTATGTTGATCTGTTTAACCACGGTCGACCGCTGCGTGTGAGTGATTTACAGCGATCAATTGCCAGTCAACTGTGGGGCAAATTAGTGTGGCCGGAGCGGCAACTGACGGTGGACGATCGCTGGAATCAAGTGTGTCAGGCGATTCAGAAGCATGTTGTGCCGGATTCTAGTGTGGCAACGGCAGCCTTGGCGCCGCGACTACCGGATCACGTGCCTGTGTCGATTATTGTAGGTACTTGCGATCGCCCCGATGATTTACGTAACTGTCTCCAATCCTTGAGTCAGCAACAGACGTCGCGTCCAGTGGAAATTATCGTAACGGATAACCATCCACGATCGGGGTTGACCCCCCCGGTCCTCGAAGAATTTCCCCAGGTGAAACTGGTGTCTGAACCCCGGAAAGGCGTGGCCTACGCTCGGAATGCGGCGATTACTGCCAGTGCGGGGGAGATTGTGGTCACGACCGATGATGATGTGACGATGTCGCCGGTCTGGCTGGAGACCTTGTTGGCCCCCTTTGCGCGGGCGGATGTGATGGGGGTGACGGGAAATATCGTGCCCGTTGAGCTAGAAGCCTTTTCGCAGCAGCTATTTGAGCATTATGGTGGCTTAGGTCGTGGGTTTGAGACCTTTGAAGTCGGATATAAATGGTTTGAGTGTTCTTGGTTGCATGTTGTACCGACCTGGGAGCTGGGGGGAACGGCCAACGCCGCTTTTCGGGCAAGCATTTTTCATCAACCGGAAATTGGCTTAATGGACGAGCCGTTAGGGCCGGGGATGCCCTCTGGGGTCGGTGAAGATATTTATTTGTTCTATAAAATTCTGAAGGCGGGCTACACCATGGTCTACAAAGGTGATGCCCAGGTCTGGCACCGCCACCGGCAGACGATGCCCGCTCTCCGTCGTCAACTTTATAACTACAGTAAAGGCTTTGTTTCCTATAACTTGACCACTTTGTTTCAGGATCAAGACTGGCGGGTGTTGCTGAATTTGGGCTTCTACTTACCCATGTACCATTTCAAGCGGATTTACCAGCGCTTGCGGGGGCAGAGTGCATATCCGATCCGTTTAACCCTGGTCGAAATGGCTGGGAACTTAGCCGGTCCTTGGGCCTTGTGGCGATCGCATAAACGGGTGCAGCGTGAAGGTCGCAGTGCGCCATACTTGCCTCCCCACCAACGCTATGTCGCCCCTAACCCATCGGTTTATGAGCCGCAGCTGGATGAGTATCATCCGGCTTCTCGGGCGAGTTAA
- a CDS encoding glycosyltransferase family 2 protein: MTSELPLVSVIVPAYNAEDFIAETLDSVLQQTYGNLEVVVVDDGSDDRTAAIVAAIGDRDDRVRLISQGNAGVAAARNLGIAQSSGSLIAPLDADDLWHCSNLERQVACLLTHGESTGVVYTWSLDIDESNQLTGDFHASKAEGMIYKLLLCHNFLGNASASLIRRSCLEQVQGYSVALRAAGVQGCEDWDLYLRLAARYEFRVVPEFLVGYRKIVTSMSADLSQMAKSHDFMLRSLKPQSQLPAYIYRLSYSSFLMYLARQSDEQRQPRETIAWLRRTLKFDPLTPFLRLSFYWLWLHSLAQMLGARCQRTMGRRSAAIGRDAVTRQARGTTAQPQPEYWRQPPMKPQPQFQATGVALSPTTWRLRLTIVITHLLQRWL; the protein is encoded by the coding sequence GTGACTTCAGAACTGCCTCTCGTGTCGGTGATTGTGCCGGCTTACAATGCCGAAGATTTTATTGCCGAAACCCTGGACTCGGTTTTGCAGCAGACCTATGGGAATTTGGAAGTGGTGGTGGTGGACGATGGTTCGGACGATCGGACAGCGGCGATTGTGGCGGCGATCGGCGATCGAGATGATCGAGTGCGGCTCATTTCCCAGGGCAATGCCGGTGTGGCCGCCGCACGCAATCTGGGTATTGCTCAGTCTTCTGGATCGTTAATTGCCCCCTTGGATGCGGATGACCTCTGGCATTGCAGTAATCTCGAACGTCAAGTTGCTTGTTTGCTGACCCATGGTGAGTCTACCGGCGTTGTCTATACTTGGTCGCTGGATATTGATGAGTCCAATCAACTTACGGGTGATTTTCACGCGTCGAAAGCGGAAGGGATGATCTATAAGTTGCTGCTGTGTCACAACTTTTTGGGTAATGCTAGCGCTTCGCTGATTCGACGCAGTTGCTTAGAGCAGGTGCAGGGATATTCGGTGGCATTGCGGGCGGCTGGTGTACAGGGCTGCGAAGATTGGGATTTGTATTTACGCTTGGCGGCTCGCTATGAGTTTCGAGTGGTGCCGGAGTTTTTGGTGGGTTATCGCAAAATCGTCACCAGTATGTCGGCGGATTTGTCCCAGATGGCGAAGTCCCATGATTTTATGCTGCGATCGCTGAAGCCGCAGTCCCAACTACCGGCTTATATCTACCGGCTTTCCTACAGTAGTTTCTTAATGTATCTGGCGCGGCAAAGTGATGAGCAACGTCAGCCACGAGAGACGATCGCCTGGTTACGTCGAACCTTGAAATTTGATCCCCTAACGCCATTTTTACGCTTGAGTTTTTATTGGTTGTGGCTGCATAGTCTGGCTCAAATGCTTGGTGCGCGTTGTCAGCGGACGATGGGGAGACGATCGGCCGCAATTGGACGGGATGCCGTGACCAGGCAGGCTAGGGGGACGACAGCACAGCCACAGCCGGAATATTGGCGACAGCCTCCAATGAAGCCACAGCCTCAGTTTCAGGCAACGGGCGTTGCCTTATCGCCGACGACTTGGAGACTGCGTTTGACGATTGTGATTACTCATCTTTTGCAGCGTTGGCTCTAG
- a CDS encoding glycosyltransferase family 2 protein: MNVVLLDITKPIVDIRLPPGRAPHATLQVQFAGQHLGDIRLPTVDQIVTAARIRGALVAEFTSPILVRLLATASPWQSRAQIAANLDQHFLQAIWGQPHWSLAQFYDAAAAAADTADATGPTIDVATGWLDLEATEPLPYLHILNGHLRVSLSLAGQRVGAISWGNLDATGTRITPQQLRVAFTQSYRLELQRACVRSLLGKPLQAGQSMRQQLQGGRPVSDCPDIHVSIIVPAYNAASYLAQCLQSVLAQTYAHWELILVDDGSSDATPAIAADFAQRDSRIRIVHQANQGGCAARNYGASLAHFGWLAFLDADDWWEPTYLAAMTQLAVRDPSLDAVRCSWSRVTATGEVIETFLATSQQPAFRTCVLECGFQMDSCMVRRSVVEAIQGFDLSLKAGQDWDFWQRIARTGARFGIVEAVLSYYRTVPGSVSADGMRLLEYSLLAIERGHNPDPRVLNPDPRYAMGLDHSTLAAKRFHFVLWCVGLAMVQGQDPMPLLAQAPRHVVPSPTPESISDYLKSVVYRSGEAPTAWPQIWAEKFEVIQQFVQAVGAHLAVEPRDRFIQQTFARLEYKLLHDATAQSAQAYLPMTLGRTYACWVDITAPLPDIAVNADRLFCVVYCGDEHLGNLELPLCEGQFAADILADAIAGEYFWVILQRFFARYDDTAEAAKNYDAMGWEQFLQSLFEQPNWEAAWFYDPDRILPIQTHTATINHPEPSYQIQRYLHQARTTIEISQEMPTLIVNPALSAESVSVVLTVAGKILGRISVSVVDQRVSAAVLRSTLLAETHAEICRVVVREALVGRVWAAPMTLRARLQSVFVAQPSAMASVAPIASCWRSCIPASDLA; this comes from the coding sequence ATGAATGTTGTATTGCTGGATATTACTAAACCGATCGTTGATATTCGATTGCCCCCTGGCCGTGCCCCCCATGCAACGCTCCAGGTGCAATTTGCTGGTCAACATCTGGGCGATATCAGATTGCCGACTGTTGATCAAATTGTCACGGCGGCGCGGATTCGGGGTGCGCTGGTGGCCGAATTTACCAGTCCGATTTTGGTGCGATTGTTGGCCACTGCATCACCGTGGCAATCGCGGGCGCAAATCGCGGCCAACCTCGATCAGCATTTTCTGCAAGCAATTTGGGGCCAGCCACATTGGTCTTTGGCGCAGTTTTATGACGCCGCTGCTGCTGCCGCCGATACAGCTGATGCCACTGGACCGACGATCGATGTCGCCACGGGTTGGCTGGATTTAGAGGCAACTGAACCACTGCCTTACCTGCATATTCTGAATGGACATCTACGGGTCAGCTTGTCCCTAGCAGGGCAGCGGGTTGGAGCGATTAGCTGGGGAAATCTTGATGCCACTGGCACCCGCATTACCCCACAGCAATTGCGGGTAGCCTTTACCCAAAGTTATCGGCTGGAATTGCAACGTGCCTGTGTGCGATCGCTGTTAGGCAAGCCGCTACAAGCGGGCCAATCAATGCGCCAGCAGCTTCAGGGTGGGAGGCCGGTATCGGATTGCCCTGATATCCATGTCTCGATTATTGTGCCCGCTTATAATGCCGCGTCATATTTGGCGCAATGTTTGCAGTCGGTTTTGGCGCAAACCTATGCCCATTGGGAGTTGATTCTTGTCGATGATGGTTCGAGTGATGCGACACCGGCGATCGCGGCGGATTTTGCCCAGCGGGATAGCCGTATTCGGATCGTGCATCAGGCAAATCAAGGTGGATGTGCTGCACGTAATTATGGTGCAAGTTTGGCCCATTTTGGCTGGCTAGCATTTTTAGATGCGGATGATTGGTGGGAGCCAACTTATTTAGCTGCGATGACGCAGCTGGCGGTGCGCGATCCGAGCTTGGATGCGGTGCGGTGCAGTTGGAGTCGTGTGACGGCCACGGGAGAAGTGATTGAGACATTTTTGGCAACGTCGCAGCAACCGGCATTTCGGACCTGTGTGTTGGAATGTGGGTTTCAAATGGATAGCTGCATGGTGCGGCGATCGGTAGTTGAAGCGATCCAAGGTTTTGATTTGTCGCTGAAGGCGGGGCAGGACTGGGATTTTTGGCAGCGGATTGCGCGCACGGGCGCCCGATTTGGGATTGTCGAAGCGGTGTTGTCCTACTATCGCACCGTCCCGGGTTCGGTTTCCGCCGATGGAATGCGGTTATTGGAGTACAGTTTGCTGGCGATCGAACGCGGCCATAACCCTGATCCACGGGTGCTAAATCCCGATCCGCGCTACGCGATGGGCTTGGATCATTCCACGTTGGCGGCGAAGCGATTTCATTTTGTGCTGTGGTGTGTGGGATTAGCGATGGTGCAGGGGCAAGATCCAATGCCGCTGTTGGCGCAAGCGCCGCGCCACGTCGTGCCATCACCGACACCGGAGTCGATTTCTGACTATCTCAAATCGGTGGTGTATCGCAGTGGTGAGGCGCCAACCGCATGGCCGCAGATCTGGGCCGAAAAGTTTGAGGTAATTCAGCAGTTTGTGCAAGCCGTCGGTGCGCATTTAGCCGTTGAACCGCGCGATCGCTTTATTCAGCAAACCTTTGCCCGCTTGGAATATAAGCTGCTGCATGATGCGACAGCCCAATCAGCTCAGGCTTATTTACCGATGACTTTAGGGCGAACTTACGCCTGTTGGGTGGATATTACGGCACCATTACCGGATATTGCAGTGAATGCCGATCGCTTATTTTGTGTTGTCTATTGCGGTGATGAGCATTTAGGGAATTTAGAATTGCCGTTGTGTGAGGGGCAATTTGCGGCGGATATTTTGGCTGATGCGATTGCGGGTGAATATTTCTGGGTGATTTTGCAACGGTTTTTCGCCCGGTATGACGATACCGCAGAAGCAGCGAAAAACTATGATGCAATGGGGTGGGAGCAGTTTCTCCAGAGTTTGTTTGAGCAGCCTAATTGGGAAGCCGCATGGTTTTATGATCCTGATCGGATTTTGCCAATACAAACTCATACTGCAACGATTAATCACCCAGAGCCATCATATCAAATACAACGATATTTACATCAGGCCAGAACAACGATTGAAATCAGTCAGGAGATGCCAACGCTAATTGTAAATCCCGCTTTGAGTGCGGAATCTGTGTCGGTTGTGCTAACCGTTGCCGGTAAGATTTTAGGCCGTATATCAGTGTCGGTTGTAGATCAAAGGGTATCGGCGGCGGTGTTACGATCGACGCTGCTGGCGGAAACCCATGCTGAAATCTGTCGGGTGGTGGTGCGGGAGGCCCTGGTGGGCCGCGTCTGGGCCGCGCCGATGACCCTAAGAGCACGCTTACAGTCGGTGTTTGTGGCCCAACCGAGCGCAATGGCTAGCGTTGCACCGATCGCGAGTTGTTGGCGTAGTTGTATACCCGCTTCAGACTTGGCTTGA
- a CDS encoding AAA family ATPase — protein MNQAPHPLVTTIDLMLRSRYPLLYIVAAEEAPLGPMFDAVCKLAQPPRQLFTWDIARGWSDTSSDKNSFMGALLRVGREMRQDNPTTNLYIFYDPHPFLQSPNAEKVAPIIRELKNLAQALPQTRSTIFFVSPTLVMPGELADLITVLDAPLPSIPEINQLITQVVAPEAIDLLPFAREQLVKACQGLSRAQIRRILAKAIAAKQKISEAEIDAILAEKKQIIRRTGILEFFTPAESLKQVGGLDQLKAWVRSRRDAFTETARRYGIPHPKGVLLAGIQGTGKSLSAKTIAAEWRLPLLRLDIGRLFGGLVGESESRIRQMIQLVEAVSPCILWIDEIDKAFGNITNSADGDSGTSRRVFGTLITWMQEKTSPVFVVATANNVQSLPAELLRKGRFDEIFFLNLPSTAEREAIFQIYLQRLRPNRLREFDIKQLAWQTRDFSGAEIEQVIIDGMYLAFSGATSPAASTATVPAQRRDFSTEDILSAIQATVPLAAISRSQIDELQRWAEQTGARDASIADA, from the coding sequence ATGAACCAGGCTCCCCACCCCCTAGTCACGACGATCGATCTGATGCTGCGATCGCGCTATCCCCTGCTCTACATCGTGGCCGCGGAAGAAGCCCCCTTAGGCCCGATGTTCGATGCCGTCTGCAAACTCGCCCAACCCCCGCGACAACTTTTCACCTGGGACATTGCCCGAGGCTGGAGCGATACTAGCAGCGACAAAAACTCATTTATGGGTGCCTTGCTGCGAGTCGGCCGCGAAATGCGCCAAGATAATCCCACAACGAATCTCTACATCTTCTACGACCCACATCCATTTCTCCAAAGCCCCAACGCCGAAAAGGTCGCACCGATCATCCGCGAACTGAAAAATCTCGCCCAAGCGCTCCCACAAACTCGCTCAACCATTTTCTTTGTCAGTCCCACCCTCGTAATGCCCGGCGAACTCGCGGACCTCATCACAGTCCTGGATGCTCCACTGCCCAGCATCCCGGAAATCAATCAGCTCATCACCCAAGTTGTCGCCCCCGAAGCGATCGATCTGCTGCCCTTCGCCCGCGAACAGTTGGTGAAAGCCTGCCAAGGACTCAGCCGTGCCCAAATCCGCCGCATCTTAGCCAAGGCGATCGCCGCCAAACAAAAAATCAGCGAAGCCGAAATCGACGCGATCCTGGCAGAAAAAAAACAAATCATCCGCCGCACCGGCATCTTAGAGTTCTTTACCCCCGCCGAATCCCTCAAACAGGTCGGGGGACTCGATCAACTCAAGGCTTGGGTACGATCGCGCCGGGATGCCTTCACCGAAACCGCCCGCCGCTATGGTATTCCCCATCCGAAAGGTGTCTTACTCGCGGGCATCCAAGGCACCGGCAAGTCCCTCTCAGCGAAAACGATCGCGGCGGAATGGCGCTTACCTCTGCTCCGACTTGATATTGGCCGACTGTTTGGTGGACTCGTGGGTGAAAGCGAAAGCCGCATTCGTCAAATGATTCAGCTAGTCGAAGCCGTTTCCCCCTGCATTCTCTGGATTGACGAGATTGATAAAGCCTTTGGCAACATCACCAATAGTGCCGATGGTGATTCCGGCACCAGTCGGCGAGTATTCGGCACATTAATCACTTGGATGCAGGAAAAAACCAGTCCCGTCTTTGTCGTCGCGACGGCCAATAATGTCCAATCCCTACCCGCCGAACTATTGCGGAAAGGCCGGTTTGATGAAATCTTTTTTCTCAATCTGCCCTCCACCGCCGAACGTGAAGCAATTTTTCAGATTTATCTCCAACGCCTCCGCCCCAACCGTCTGCGGGAATTCGACATCAAACAACTCGCCTGGCAAACCCGTGACTTCAGTGGGGCCGAAATTGAACAAGTGATCATCGATGGCATGTACCTCGCTTTTAGTGGGGCCACGAGTCCCGCTGCCAGCACCGCAACGGTGCCAGCCCAACGCCGCGACTTCAGCACGGAAGATATTTTGAGCGCCATTCAAGCCACCGTGCCCCTCGCCGCAATTTCCCGCAGCCAAATTGACGAACTCCAACGTTGGGCCGAACAAACCGGCGCTCGAGATGCATCGATCGCGGATGCATAA
- the msrA gene encoding peptide-methionine (S)-S-oxide reductase MsrA, with translation MAIATFGAGCFWAVEQAFRQIPGVFKTSVGYMGGHFDNPCHLDVVARITGHAEVAQVEFDPAVVSYERLLTTFWQIHDPTSLNRQGADRGEQYRSVIFYHTPEQAQLAGQAKRQLDASGQYAKPIVTEIKPASAYWLAKAEHQQYFEQQRRATHHP, from the coding sequence ATGGCAATCGCCACGTTTGGGGCCGGCTGCTTTTGGGCAGTTGAGCAAGCATTTCGGCAAATACCCGGTGTATTCAAGACATCAGTTGGGTACATGGGTGGACATTTCGACAATCCTTGCCATTTAGATGTGGTGGCCCGGATTACCGGCCATGCCGAAGTTGCACAGGTCGAATTCGACCCCGCCGTAGTTAGCTATGAGCGACTCCTAACGACCTTCTGGCAAATCCACGACCCCACCAGCCTCAATCGCCAAGGGGCCGATCGCGGCGAACAATACCGATCGGTGATCTTCTACCACACACCCGAACAGGCACAGTTAGCGGGGCAAGCCAAACGTCAACTCGACGCCTCCGGCCAATACGCCAAACCGATCGTCACCGAAATCAAACCCGCATCCGCCTACTGGCTGGCCAAAGCCGAACACCAGCAATATTTCGAGCAACAACGCCGCGCCACGCACCATCCATGA